One window from the genome of Alnus glutinosa chromosome 13, dhAlnGlut1.1, whole genome shotgun sequence encodes:
- the LOC133854760 gene encoding actin-depolymerizing factor 12-like, with amino-acid sequence MAVQDDCKLKFLELKAKRSYRFIVFKIEQQQVMVEKLGEPNESYEDFTATLPANECRYAVYDYDFTTTENFQRSKIFFVAWSPDIAKVRSKMVYASSKDRFKRELDGIQFELQATDPSEMSLDIVKRRAN; translated from the exons ATGGCTGTGCAGGATGACTGCAAGCTCAAGTTCTTGGAGCTTAAAGCAAAGAGGAGTTACCGTTTCATTGTGTTTAAGATTGAGCAACAACAGGTGATGGTGGAGAAGCTTGGGGAGCCCAATGAAAGTTATGAGGATTTCACTGCCACTTTGCCTGCCAATGAGTGTCGTTATGCCGTCTATGATTATGATTTCACAACTACAGAGAATTTTCAAAGAAGCAAGATTTTCTTCGTTGCATG GTCACCTGATATAGCAAAGGTAAGGAGTAAAATGGTTTATGCTAGTTCCAAGGATAGGTTCAAAAGAGAACTCGATGGCATTCAATTTGAGTTGCAAGCCACTGATCCCAGTGAGATGAGCTTGGATATTGTGAAGAGGAGAGCCAACTAA
- the LOC133854387 gene encoding RNA-binding NOB1-like protein, with the protein MEDSPTPTAPTWSNILKSQPVPKPSQQEPAQANQVFVDSCKSAKGIAVAVVDANAIIDGGDGLSRCADRFVTVPEVLAEVRDPSSRHRLCFLPLSLHSMDPSPDSLNKVIKFARATGDLQTLSDVDLKLIALTYTLEAQIHGNKHIRDCPPPVHVVNAKTLHEKDMPGWGSNVPNLKEWEAIEHAVGDGSDPSNSRILPLQDLNMNIVGDGNDEKSEDGSKASSEIHEDVVEGNRRRYLPKKREVKIEGKKMVADGIDASQGEFDDDAGDWRPAVGRSAHRRYLRRKSKREYYEALAEKDAEKDDNDNVVVEDTNGLENGVPEESEIKEGNKDGEENLSVILERLRLEEEDLMEGLREGKELESDDTELVESNEAVGVGGSNVDMGNEGLDHMEMSSQANESVDTLYADDGSSEQSWMLRSLSESSVACVTSDFAMQNVLLQMGLRLLAPGGMQIHQLHRWILKCHACYTVTAEVGRIFCPKCGNGGTLRKVAVTVGENGIVLAARRPRFTLRGTKFSLPLPQGGRDAIAKNLILREDQLPQKFLYPKTKKKANKQGDDFFFSMDDFGQHSDKRSPLQPPVRKALAAFSGKRNPNDNHYTRSKRK; encoded by the exons ATGGAGGACTCCCCAACGCCAACAGCTCCGACCTGGAGCAACATACTGAAGAGCCAACCGGTCCCAAAGCCGAGCCAGCAAGAGCCAGCGCAAGCGAATCAAGTCTTCGTGGATAGCTGCAAGTCCGCCAAAGGCATAGCCGTGGCCGTGGTCGACGCCAACGCCATCATAGACGGCGGCGATGGCCTCTCCCGCTGCGCTGACAGGTTCGTCACCGTCCCCGAGGTCTTGGCCGAGGTCCGTGATCCCTCCTCCCGTCACCGCCTCTGCTTCCTCCCCTTGTCCCTGCATTCCATGGACCCCTCCCCCGATTCCCTCAACAAAG TGATAAAGTTTGCGAGGGCGACCGGTGACTTGCAGACACTATCGGATGTTGATCTAAAACTGATTGCGTTGACATATACATTGGAGGCTCAGATTCATGGGAATAAACATATCAGGGACTGTCCTCCCCCTGTTCATGTGGTCAATGCGAAGACCTTACATGAGAAGGACATGCCTGGTTGGGGCTCCAATGTTCCCAATTTGAAGGAGTGGGAAGCGATAGAACACGCAGTTGGGGATGGATCGGATCCTTCCAATTCGAGAATCCTACCTTTGCAGGACTTGAATATGAACATTGTGGGCGATGGTAATGATGAAAAGTCGGAAGATGGTTCGAAAGCAAGTTCGGAGATTCACGAGGATGTTGTAGAAGGCAATAGGAGGAGGTATCTGCCGAAGAAAAGGGAGGTGAAGATTGAAGGGAAGAAGATGGTAGCGGATGGAATTGATGCGTCGCAAGGGGAATTTGATGATGATGCCGGTGATTGGAGGCCGGCTGTTGGTCGGAGTGCTCATAGACGGTATCTTAGGAGGAAATCTAAGCGTGAATATTATGAGGCATTGGCTGAAAAGGATGCTGAGAAGGATGACAATGACAATGTTGTTGTTGAGGATACAAACGGATTGGAAAATGGGGTTCCAGAAGAGAGTGAGATAAAGGAGGGAAACAAGGATGGTGAGGAGAATCTTTCTGTGATCTTAGAGCGATTGAGGctggaagaagaagatttgaTGGAGGGTCTTCGAGAAGGAAAGGAGCTTGAGTCTGATGATACCGAATTGGTGGAGAGCAATGAAGCTGTGGGAGTTGGTGGATCTAATGTTGATATGGGTAATGAAGGATTGGATCACATGGAGATGTCGAGCCAGGCTAATGAAAGTGTTGATACATTGTATGCTGATGATGGAAGTAGTGAGCAGAGCTGGATGCTGAGATCATTGTCCGAGTCTAGTGTGGCCTGTGTAACTAGCGACTTTGCAATGCAAAATGTGCTTTTGCAGATGGGTCTACGCTTACTGGCGCCTGGAGGAATGCAGATACACCAGCTACACAG GTGGATTCTGAAATGCCATGCCTGCTATACAGTGACTGCTGAGGTTGGGAGGATTTTCTGCCCAAAGTGTGGAAATGGTGGCACTTTACGCAAGGTAGCTGTTACAGTTGGTGAGAATGGAATTGTTTTAGCAGCCCGTCGACCACGGTTTACATTGCGTGGTACAAAA TTTTCACTGCCTTTACCCCAAGGTGGAAGGGATGCCATTGCCAAGAACCTAATTTTACGTGAAGATCAACTCCCACAAAAGTTCCTTTATCCCAAGACAAAGAAGAAAGCGAATAAGCAG GGAGACGACTTCTTCTTCAGTATGGATGACTTCGGCCAACATTCTGATAAAAGATCCCCCCTGCAGCCTCCTGTAAGGAAGGCATTAGCAGCTTTCAGTGGAAAGAGGAATCCCAATGACAATCATTATACTCGTTCTAAGCGCAAATAA